Proteins from one Thermobifida alba genomic window:
- a CDS encoding galactokinase family protein — protein sequence MRLFGSARRETPVDESAVAASRAADRAEAAFRSAYGTAPAGVWWSPATVPLLGDHFGGADARVLSVALPWGAAAALAPADGAAVEVRTTRSPARAVRFTARRPPRRVPDWAAAVPAVLSAPEHAGNGLRVMLDLGPFDAAPALTAACAVLLAATELHRGADAAADRTALARTARDLLADRIAPDTADAVPDTALRAAADHAFLLDGGTGRGRSLPLPLGAAGLRLLVVDAATTLPERLAADRRAEYARAAAALGVSSLREVTDLAEALAALDDAVLRQRVRHAVTETHRVNAVVGLLHAGAAEEMGPALSTAHLSLRDAFATACPRLDTAADTAVRRGARGARMAGSGRRAVALVPAERVDPVGAGIRAAFTARRWPPPLLGVAEPAQGARRLR from the coding sequence GTGAGGCTGTTCGGGTCCGCCCGCAGGGAAACCCCGGTGGACGAGAGCGCCGTCGCGGCGTCGCGGGCCGCGGACCGGGCGGAGGCGGCCTTCCGCTCCGCCTACGGCACGGCCCCGGCCGGGGTGTGGTGGTCCCCGGCCACCGTTCCCCTGCTCGGCGACCACTTCGGCGGTGCCGACGCGCGGGTGCTGTCGGTCGCCCTGCCCTGGGGGGCGGCGGCCGCGCTCGCCCCCGCCGACGGGGCGGCCGTGGAGGTCCGCACCACCCGCTCCCCCGCCCGCGCCGTCCGGTTCACCGCACGCCGCCCGCCCCGCCGCGTCCCCGACTGGGCGGCGGCCGTGCCCGCGGTGCTGTCCGCGCCGGAGCACGCCGGAAACGGACTGCGGGTCATGCTCGACCTCGGCCCCTTCGACGCCGCCCCGGCCCTCACCGCCGCCTGCGCGGTGCTGCTGGCCGCCACCGAACTCCACCGGGGCGCGGACGCCGCCGCGGACCGGACCGCCCTGGCCCGCACCGCCCGGGACCTCCTGGCCGACCGCATCGCCCCCGACACCGCCGACGCCGTCCCCGACACCGCGCTGCGCGCCGCGGCCGACCACGCGTTCCTGCTGGACGGAGGGACCGGTCGGGGCCGTTCACTGCCGCTGCCGCTGGGCGCGGCGGGCCTGCGTCTGCTGGTCGTGGACGCCGCGACCACGCTGCCGGAACGGCTCGCCGCCGACCGGCGGGCCGAATACGCCCGCGCCGCCGCCGCCCTGGGCGTGTCCTCCCTGCGGGAGGTGACCGACCTGGCGGAGGCGCTGGCCGCGTTGGACGACGCGGTGCTGCGCCAACGGGTACGGCACGCCGTCACCGAGACGCACCGGGTCAACGCGGTGGTCGGCCTGCTGCACGCGGGGGCGGCCGAGGAGATGGGACCGGCGCTCAGCACCGCGCACCTGTCACTGCGGGACGCCTTCGCAACGGCCTGCCCGCGCCTCGACACCGCCGCGGACACGGCCGTGCGCCGGGGCGCCCGGGGCGCCCGGATGGCCGGTTCCGGCCGCCGTGCCGTCGCCCTGGTCCCCGCCGAACGGGTGGATCCGGTGGGCGCGGGAATCCGCGCGGCCTTCACCGCGCGCCGCTGGCCCCCGCCGCTCCTGGGCGTCGCCGAGCCCGCGCAGGGCGCCCGCAGGCTGCGCTGA
- a CDS encoding LCP family protein, with protein sequence MADRPNTNDRAPGGPSGGQDRTGVFRRNPDGGIPDRIDSLYRPEPSARSASEGSATRRMPRAGDGAPPHRPSRDRGRDGTGRERRERERRARRRRNVAVILLVLLVLLPTVGYFWANSRLRRVEALVDYEGRPEKQPGTTYLIVGSDSREGLSEEDMDELRTGRAEGKRTDTIMVLYVPDDGRPAVVSVPRDSYVDIPGIGANKINAAYAEALGGGPATLVQTFEQASGVRIDHYVEIGFAGFVDIVDAVGGVELCPEEAMEDPKAGLDIEAGCQVMDGPTALGYVRTRATPRADLDRIQRQREFFSALVGQATAPGTLLNPFRSVPLVLNGTETFTVDEGDSLADLAWMAMAMRDSPATTAVPVGSTPTLEVGSVVLWDEARAEEMFSAMREGEPIPESAMQD encoded by the coding sequence ATGGCTGACAGACCGAACACGAACGACCGCGCCCCCGGCGGACCGTCGGGGGGTCAGGACCGGACCGGGGTGTTCCGACGCAACCCCGACGGCGGCATCCCCGACCGGATCGACAGCCTCTACCGGCCGGAACCGTCCGCACGCTCCGCGTCGGAGGGGTCCGCGACCCGCCGGATGCCGCGGGCCGGCGACGGCGCCCCGCCGCACCGCCCCTCCCGGGACCGGGGCCGTGACGGGACCGGGCGGGAGCGCCGGGAACGCGAACGCCGCGCCCGACGCCGCCGGAACGTCGCGGTCATCCTCCTGGTGCTGCTGGTCCTGCTCCCGACGGTCGGCTACTTCTGGGCCAACTCCCGACTGCGGCGCGTGGAGGCGCTGGTCGACTACGAGGGCCGTCCCGAGAAGCAGCCGGGCACCACCTACCTGATCGTCGGCTCCGACAGCCGCGAGGGCCTCAGCGAAGAGGACATGGACGAGTTGCGCACCGGCAGGGCCGAGGGCAAGCGCACCGACACGATCATGGTCCTGTACGTGCCCGACGACGGCAGGCCCGCCGTCGTCAGCGTGCCCCGCGACTCCTACGTGGACATCCCCGGCATCGGGGCCAACAAGATCAACGCGGCCTACGCCGAGGCGCTGGGCGGCGGGCCCGCCACCCTGGTGCAGACCTTCGAGCAGGCCAGCGGGGTGCGCATCGACCACTACGTGGAGATCGGGTTCGCCGGCTTCGTCGACATCGTGGACGCCGTGGGCGGTGTGGAGCTGTGCCCCGAGGAGGCGATGGAGGACCCCAAGGCCGGACTGGACATCGAGGCGGGCTGCCAGGTGATGGACGGTCCGACCGCCCTGGGCTACGTGCGCACCCGGGCGACGCCGCGCGCCGACCTGGACCGCATCCAGCGGCAGCGCGAGTTCTTCAGCGCCCTGGTCGGGCAGGCCACCGCTCCCGGCACCCTGCTCAACCCGTTCCGTTCGGTCCCCCTGGTGCTCAACGGCACCGAGACGTTCACCGTGGACGAGGGCGACAGCCTGGCGGATCTGGCGTGGATGGCGATGGCCATGCGGGACTCCCCGGCCACGACGGCGGTCCCCGTCGGCTCCACCCCGACCCTGGAGGTCGGCTCGGTGGTGCTGTGGGACGAGGCCCGGGCGGAGGAGATGTTCTCGGCCATGCGCGAGGGCGAGCCGATCCCGGAATCGGCGATGCAGGACTGA
- a CDS encoding NADP-dependent isocitrate dehydrogenase — translation MAKIKVENPVVELDGDEMTRIIWSFIKERLILPYLDIDLKYYDLGIEERDRTDDQVTIDAAHAIKKYGVGVKCATITPDEARVEEFGLKKMWRSPNGTIRNILGGVVFREPIICSNVPRLVPGWTKPIIIGRHAHGDQYKASDFKVPGPGTVTITYTPEDGGEPIEMEVAKFPEGGGVALGMYNYRKSIEDFARASFNYGLDRNYPVYMSTKNTILKAYDGMFKDVFAEIYENEFKEKFEKAGLTYEHRLIDDMVAAALKWEGGYVWACKNYDGDVQSDTVAQGFGSLGLMTSVLRTADGRTVEAEAAHGTVTRHYRQHQQGKPTSTNPIASIFAWTRGLEHRGKLDNTPAVIEFATTLEDVVIKTVEGGQMTKDLAILISPDQEWLTTEQFLAALDENLQKRLA, via the coding sequence ATGGCCAAGATCAAGGTTGAGAACCCCGTAGTGGAGCTCGACGGCGACGAGATGACCAGGATCATCTGGTCCTTCATCAAGGAACGGCTGATCCTGCCGTACCTCGACATCGACCTCAAGTACTACGACCTGGGCATCGAGGAGCGCGACCGCACCGACGACCAGGTGACGATCGACGCGGCCCACGCCATCAAGAAGTACGGCGTCGGCGTCAAGTGCGCGACCATCACCCCCGACGAGGCCCGGGTCGAGGAGTTCGGTCTCAAGAAGATGTGGCGGTCGCCCAACGGCACCATCCGCAACATCCTCGGCGGCGTGGTCTTCCGCGAGCCGATCATCTGCTCCAACGTGCCGCGGCTGGTCCCCGGCTGGACCAAGCCGATCATCATCGGCCGCCACGCCCACGGCGACCAGTACAAGGCCTCCGACTTCAAGGTCCCCGGCCCCGGCACGGTCACCATCACCTACACCCCGGAGGACGGCGGCGAGCCCATCGAGATGGAGGTCGCCAAGTTCCCCGAGGGCGGCGGCGTCGCCCTCGGCATGTACAACTACCGCAAGTCCATCGAGGACTTCGCGCGGGCCAGCTTCAACTACGGCCTCGACCGCAACTACCCGGTGTACATGTCTACCAAGAACACCATCCTCAAGGCCTACGACGGCATGTTCAAGGACGTGTTCGCCGAGATCTACGAGAACGAGTTCAAGGAGAAGTTCGAGAAGGCCGGACTGACCTACGAGCACCGGCTGATCGACGACATGGTCGCCGCCGCGCTCAAGTGGGAGGGCGGCTACGTCTGGGCCTGCAAGAACTACGACGGCGACGTGCAGTCCGACACGGTCGCGCAGGGCTTCGGCTCGCTGGGCCTGATGACCTCGGTGCTGCGCACCGCCGACGGCCGGACCGTGGAGGCCGAGGCCGCGCACGGCACGGTCACCCGCCACTACCGCCAGCACCAGCAGGGCAAGCCCACCTCCACCAACCCGATCGCGTCCATCTTCGCGTGGACCCGCGGTCTGGAGCACCGGGGCAAGCTCGACAACACCCCGGCGGTCATCGAGTTCGCCACCACCCTGGAGGACGTCGTCATCAAGACCGTCGAGGGCGGCCAGATGACCAAGGACCTGGCGATCCTGATCAGCCCCGACCAGGAGTGGCTGACCACCGAGCAGTTCCTCGCCGCGCTCGACGAGAACCTGCAGAAGCGCCTGGCCTGA
- a CDS encoding DUF3017 domain-containing protein — protein MSQETVEAAGRSDTPQPTGENEPVGKEGADPAAEEGPGWLDQVPYLLVLATMGAGIVVVAAAYFKRGPAIIAGSLLLGAVLRAVLPTERVGMLAVRRRWVDVATLVTLAVLLIVLAWVAPQL, from the coding sequence GTGAGCCAGGAAACGGTGGAGGCGGCGGGGCGGTCGGACACGCCACAGCCCACGGGCGAGAACGAGCCGGTCGGGAAAGAGGGCGCGGACCCGGCCGCCGAGGAGGGTCCGGGCTGGCTGGACCAGGTTCCCTACCTGCTGGTGCTCGCCACGATGGGCGCGGGCATCGTGGTGGTCGCCGCGGCCTACTTCAAGCGGGGTCCGGCCATCATCGCCGGCTCCCTGCTGCTGGGCGCGGTCCTGCGGGCGGTCCTGCCCACCGAGCGGGTGGGCATGCTGGCGGTCCGCCGCAGGTGGGTGGACGTGGCCACACTCGTCACGCTCGCGGTGCTCCTCATCGTGCTGGCCTGGGTGGCCCCGCAGCTGTGA
- a CDS encoding FHA domain-containing protein, with protein sequence MDGPHIRVEESGEVHPLTAEVTTVGRGRGTDIVLSDPSVSQLHAELVRRGPYVYVVDMGLSRNGTRVNGRPIARRVLNEGDVISFGAARCTVGGLPQEDLRPEVELRRGGAPELTRREVDVLTSLCRPALSDDAFVAPATARQIAEDLVVTEAAVKQHLLRLYQKFRIAEGVNRRTRLANEVVALGLVRPVPPSERQRRAS encoded by the coding sequence GTGGACGGCCCCCACATACGGGTCGAGGAGAGCGGCGAGGTCCACCCCCTGACCGCCGAGGTGACCACGGTCGGACGCGGCAGGGGCACCGACATCGTCCTCTCCGATCCGAGCGTCTCGCAGCTGCACGCCGAGCTCGTCCGCCGCGGCCCGTACGTCTACGTCGTCGACATGGGCCTGTCCCGCAACGGCACCCGGGTCAACGGCCGCCCCATCGCCCGCCGGGTCCTCAACGAAGGCGACGTCATCAGTTTCGGAGCCGCCCGCTGCACGGTCGGCGGCCTGCCGCAGGAGGACCTCCGTCCCGAGGTGGAACTGCGCCGGGGCGGCGCCCCCGAGCTCACCCGCCGCGAGGTCGACGTCCTGACCTCACTGTGCCGTCCCGCCCTGTCCGACGACGCGTTCGTCGCTCCCGCGACCGCACGGCAGATCGCGGAGGACCTCGTGGTCACCGAAGCGGCGGTCAAACAGCACCTGCTCCGCCTCTACCAGAAGTTCCGCATCGCCGAGGGGGTCAACCGCCGCACCCGCCTGGCCAACGAGGTCGTGGCCCTGGGACTGGTGCGCCCCGTGCCGCCCTCCGAACGGCAGCGCCGGGCGAGCTGA
- a CDS encoding bifunctional methylenetetrahydrofolate dehydrogenase/methenyltetrahydrofolate cyclohydrolase codes for MTAQVLDGKATAAAIRAELKERVAALRARGVVPGLGTVLVGDDPGSHSYVRGKHRDCAEVGIASIRKDLPADATQADVEAAVAELNADPACTGYIVQLPLPKGLDENRVLGLIDPDKDADGLQPSNLGKLVLMEEAPLPCTPRGIVELLNRYGVPLRGAEVVVVGRGVTVGRPLGLLLTRRAENATVTLCHTGTRDLAEHTRRADIVVAAAGVPGLITADMVRPGATVLDVGVSRTEQGLVGDVAPDVAEVAGYVSPNPGGVGPMTRAMLLVNVVEAAERSLS; via the coding sequence GTGACAGCACAGGTGTTGGACGGAAAGGCGACCGCCGCGGCGATCCGGGCGGAACTGAAGGAGCGGGTGGCGGCGCTGCGGGCCCGCGGGGTCGTGCCGGGGCTCGGCACGGTCCTGGTGGGCGACGACCCGGGCAGCCACTCCTACGTGCGCGGGAAGCACCGCGACTGCGCCGAGGTGGGGATCGCCAGCATCCGCAAGGACCTGCCCGCGGACGCCACGCAGGCCGACGTGGAGGCCGCGGTGGCCGAACTCAACGCCGACCCCGCGTGCACCGGTTACATCGTGCAGCTTCCCCTGCCCAAGGGGCTGGACGAGAACCGGGTGCTGGGGCTGATCGACCCGGACAAGGACGCCGACGGGCTCCAGCCGTCCAACCTGGGCAAGCTGGTGCTCATGGAGGAGGCGCCGCTGCCGTGCACGCCGCGCGGCATCGTGGAGCTGCTGAACCGCTACGGTGTGCCGCTCAGGGGCGCCGAGGTGGTCGTGGTCGGACGCGGGGTGACCGTGGGCCGGCCGCTGGGGCTGCTGCTGACCCGCCGGGCGGAGAACGCGACGGTGACGCTGTGCCACACCGGGACCCGCGACCTGGCCGAGCACACGCGTCGCGCCGACATCGTGGTGGCCGCGGCCGGTGTTCCCGGACTCATCACCGCGGACATGGTGCGTCCCGGGGCGACCGTGCTCGACGTGGGGGTCTCCCGGACCGAGCAGGGCCTGGTCGGCGACGTCGCCCCGGACGTGGCGGAGGTGGCCGGGTACGTGTCCCCCAACCCGGGCGGGGTGGGACCGATGACCCGCGCGATGCTGCTGGTGAACGTGGTCGAGGCGGCCGAGCGGTCGCTGTCCTGA
- the purH gene encoding bifunctional phosphoribosylaminoimidazolecarboxamide formyltransferase/IMP cyclohydrolase, translated as MTQQAIRRALISVYDKTGVEELGLGLAEAGVEIVSTGSTASRLAEAGVEVTPVEDVTGFPECFEGRVKTLHPKVHAGLLADRTKADHRAQLDELGIAPFDLVVVNLYPFADTVASGASPQECIEKIDIGGPAMVRAAAKNHASVAVVVDPARYDEVLEAVRDGGFTLEQRKRLAAAAYAHTASYDAAVAGWFASTYAPDEVAEQAGWPEFTAVTYTRQTTLRYGENPHQGAALYRSADPADRGLAGARQLHGKEMSYNNYVDGDAALRAAYDFADPCVAIIKHANPCGIAVGASIAEAHRKAHACDPVSAFGGVIAANRVVDEAMAAQVAEVFTEVVAAPGFTPEAVEILTRKKNIRLLEVAEPDRAARPELRQISGGLLMQAADLVDAPGDDPAAWQLRAGRAADEATLADLAFAWRAVRAVKSNAILLAADRATVGVGMGQVNRVDSARLAVTRAGDRAKGSVAASDAFFPFPDGLEVLIEAGVRAVVQPGGSVRDEEVIAAAERAGVTLYFTGTRHFFH; from the coding sequence GTGACACAGCAGGCCATCCGGCGTGCGCTGATCAGTGTTTACGACAAGACCGGGGTGGAGGAGCTGGGCCTCGGGCTCGCCGAGGCGGGGGTGGAGATCGTCTCCACCGGTTCCACGGCCTCCCGGCTGGCCGAGGCCGGGGTCGAGGTCACCCCGGTCGAGGACGTCACCGGCTTCCCCGAGTGCTTCGAGGGCCGGGTCAAGACCCTGCACCCGAAGGTGCACGCGGGGCTGCTGGCCGACCGCACCAAGGCCGACCACCGCGCCCAGCTCGACGAACTCGGTATCGCCCCGTTCGACCTGGTCGTCGTCAACCTCTACCCGTTCGCCGACACGGTGGCGTCGGGCGCCTCCCCCCAGGAGTGCATCGAGAAGATCGACATCGGCGGTCCCGCGATGGTGCGTGCCGCGGCGAAGAACCACGCGAGCGTCGCGGTGGTCGTGGACCCGGCCCGCTACGACGAGGTGCTGGAGGCGGTGCGGGACGGCGGTTTCACGCTGGAGCAGCGCAAGCGGCTGGCCGCGGCGGCCTATGCCCACACCGCGAGCTACGACGCCGCGGTGGCCGGCTGGTTCGCGTCGACCTACGCTCCCGACGAGGTGGCGGAGCAGGCGGGCTGGCCCGAGTTCACCGCGGTCACCTACACGCGGCAGACGACGCTGCGCTACGGCGAGAACCCGCACCAGGGCGCGGCGCTGTACCGGTCCGCGGACCCGGCGGACCGGGGGCTGGCCGGGGCGCGGCAGCTGCACGGCAAGGAGATGTCGTACAACAACTACGTGGACGGCGACGCCGCGCTGCGCGCCGCCTACGACTTCGCCGACCCGTGCGTGGCGATCATCAAGCACGCCAACCCGTGCGGGATCGCGGTGGGTGCGAGCATCGCCGAGGCGCACCGCAAGGCGCACGCCTGCGACCCGGTGTCGGCCTTCGGCGGGGTGATCGCCGCCAACCGTGTCGTGGACGAGGCCATGGCCGCTCAGGTCGCCGAGGTGTTCACCGAGGTCGTGGCGGCTCCCGGGTTCACTCCCGAGGCCGTGGAGATCCTCACCCGCAAGAAGAACATCCGCCTGCTGGAGGTGGCTGAGCCGGACCGCGCGGCACGCCCGGAGCTGCGGCAGATCAGCGGAGGGCTGCTGATGCAGGCGGCCGACCTGGTCGACGCGCCCGGCGACGACCCCGCCGCCTGGCAGCTGCGGGCCGGCCGGGCCGCCGACGAGGCGACGCTGGCGGACCTGGCGTTCGCCTGGCGCGCGGTGCGGGCGGTGAAGTCCAACGCGATCCTGCTGGCCGCCGACCGCGCCACGGTGGGCGTGGGTATGGGCCAGGTCAACCGGGTGGACTCGGCCCGGCTGGCGGTCACCCGCGCCGGGGACCGGGCCAAGGGCTCGGTGGCCGCGAGCGACGCCTTCTTCCCGTTCCCGGACGGGCTGGAGGTGCTGATCGAGGCGGGTGTGCGGGCCGTCGTGCAGCCGGGCGGCTCGGTGCGGGACGAGGAGGTCATCGCCGCGGCCGAGCGCGCCGGGGTGACCCTGTACTTCACCGGGACCCGGCATTTCTTCCACTGA
- the purN gene encoding phosphoribosylglycinamide formyltransferase, protein MSVRVVVLISGTGSNMAALLDAAADPAYGATVVAVGADRAAAGLARAEQAGVPTFVVPFSEYPDRDEWNRALAARIAEFAPDLVVSAGFMRILGREVLRENTVVNIHPALLPAFPGAHAVRDALDYGVRVTGATAHFVDEGVDTGPVIEQVVVRVEDGDDVATLHERIKTVERRMLVDVVGRLARHGWALNGRQVKLGGAPGTDVTEENR, encoded by the coding sequence CTGTCGGTGCGAGTAGTCGTCCTCATCTCGGGCACGGGAAGCAACATGGCGGCCCTGCTCGACGCGGCGGCGGACCCGGCCTACGGCGCCACGGTCGTCGCGGTCGGAGCCGACCGCGCGGCCGCCGGTCTGGCCCGCGCCGAACAGGCGGGAGTGCCCACTTTCGTGGTTCCCTTCTCGGAGTACCCGGACCGGGACGAGTGGAACCGCGCGCTCGCCGCGCGCATCGCGGAGTTCGCCCCGGACCTGGTGGTCTCCGCCGGGTTCATGCGCATTCTCGGCCGTGAGGTGCTTCGGGAGAACACGGTCGTCAACATTCATCCGGCGCTGCTGCCCGCGTTCCCCGGAGCGCACGCGGTACGCGACGCGCTGGACTACGGGGTCAGGGTCACCGGCGCGACCGCGCACTTCGTGGACGAGGGCGTGGACACCGGGCCGGTGATCGAACAGGTCGTGGTGCGGGTCGAGGACGGTGACGACGTCGCCACGCTGCACGAGCGCATCAAGACGGTGGAACGCCGCATGCTCGTGGACGTCGTGGGCAGGCTCGCCCGCCACGGCTGGGCCCTGAACGGTCGACAGGTGAAGCTGGGCGGTGCGCCCGGTACGGACGTGACAGAGGAGAACCGGTGA
- a CDS encoding DUF4190 domain-containing protein, with translation MNGEPSAPQPGRHEVTVERGGLWGLMFSFAGLLLLPYSAALSVLGIVQGARARRKARAQGTQAPGSVASIVVGVIGILWALLLTAALAVFSDELRAYGECTARAHTVSAQEKCDDAYFDAVGDRFPDQPWVRDLLENGRANP, from the coding sequence GTGAACGGTGAGCCATCGGCGCCGCAGCCCGGAAGACACGAAGTGACGGTCGAACGCGGCGGCCTGTGGGGGCTCATGTTCTCTTTCGCCGGCCTGCTGCTCCTCCCCTACAGCGCCGCCCTCTCCGTGCTCGGCATCGTCCAGGGAGCCCGCGCCCGCAGGAAGGCCCGTGCCCAGGGAACACAGGCGCCCGGTTCGGTCGCCAGCATCGTCGTCGGCGTCATCGGAATCCTGTGGGCGCTGCTGTTGACCGCGGCCCTGGCGGTGTTCTCCGACGAACTCAGGGCCTACGGCGAGTGCACCGCCCGCGCCCACACGGTCAGCGCCCAGGAGAAGTGCGACGACGCCTACTTCGACGCGGTCGGCGACCGTTTCCCCGACCAGCCGTGGGTGCGTGACCTGCTGGAGAACGGCCGGGCCAACCCCTAG
- a CDS encoding DUF6350 family protein has protein sequence MSAPPGPSKRRNPPGGGRPRRPRRPDRPGGRPATAPGPVGHGGQTRPLYASGGIGAASAASIGLATLTTLTLAGWIAAPPATFSDDIVDVFRMAVRMWLVGHHVELATSHGRLGLFPIGLLVLPGLLLYHSGRRLARVCVLPRLRHAFQAALALAGPYAAIAGTLALAGRDDTVQPSMSQALVTAFLLAFTAGGLGALRQLLKDRRIPWRGLLRLMPLRLRVLLAGLFSASAVLVLTGALLFLAGLIAGLGDAVATTRQLAPGAVGGVLLLVIQLLYLPNAIVFGVSYAVGTGFAFGADTVVAPTGVALGPLPELPMLAALPDNGPAPVLSLAALAAPFLAGAVGGWRTLRDAPVPVNEAAPLWGFACGVGTGALWAGLAALAGGPLGANRLAEVGPSPWQVGVVAALEVGVSAAVAAWVVNWRHLRDAAAGDGAGREGVRQRRDDEAPRPGPRRPVRRPRLSGSRWGGLRRGGGEDDSEDLYGVTYEADADPPDRSDPARD, from the coding sequence GTGAGCGCGCCTCCAGGACCGTCCAAGCGCCGGAACCCGCCCGGCGGTGGCAGACCCCGCAGACCCCGCAGACCCGACCGCCCCGGCGGCCGCCCGGCGACCGCCCCCGGACCGGTCGGCCACGGCGGACAGACCCGTCCGCTGTACGCGTCGGGCGGAATCGGAGCGGCGTCGGCCGCCTCGATCGGCCTGGCCACGCTCACCACCCTCACCCTCGCCGGCTGGATCGCCGCTCCCCCCGCCACGTTCAGCGACGACATCGTCGACGTGTTCCGGATGGCGGTCCGCATGTGGCTGGTCGGACACCACGTCGAACTCGCCACCTCCCACGGCCGGCTGGGACTGTTCCCCATCGGCCTGCTCGTGCTGCCGGGCCTGCTGCTGTACCACTCCGGACGGCGCCTGGCCCGCGTCTGCGTGCTGCCCCGCCTCAGGCACGCCTTCCAGGCGGCGCTCGCCCTGGCCGGCCCCTACGCGGCCATCGCCGGCACCCTGGCGCTGGCCGGGCGGGACGACACGGTCCAGCCCAGCATGTCCCAGGCGCTGGTCACCGCTTTCCTGCTCGCGTTCACCGCCGGCGGGCTGGGCGCGCTGCGGCAGCTGCTCAAAGACCGCCGGATTCCGTGGCGCGGGCTCCTGCGACTCATGCCCCTGCGGCTGCGCGTGCTCCTGGCGGGCCTCTTCAGCGCGTCGGCGGTCCTCGTGCTGACGGGCGCGCTGCTGTTCCTCGCCGGACTGATCGCCGGCCTCGGGGACGCGGTCGCCACCACCCGGCAGCTCGCGCCCGGTGCGGTCGGCGGTGTCCTGCTGCTCGTCATCCAACTGCTGTACCTGCCCAACGCGATCGTCTTCGGCGTCTCCTACGCGGTGGGAACGGGCTTCGCCTTCGGCGCGGACACGGTCGTGGCGCCCACCGGGGTGGCGCTGGGGCCGCTGCCGGAGCTCCCGATGCTGGCCGCGCTGCCCGACAACGGGCCCGCGCCGGTGCTGTCCCTGGCGGCGCTGGCCGCGCCGTTCCTCGCCGGGGCCGTCGGCGGCTGGCGCACCCTGCGCGACGCGCCGGTACCGGTCAACGAGGCCGCTCCGCTGTGGGGTTTCGCGTGCGGGGTGGGCACGGGAGCGCTGTGGGCCGGGCTCGCGGCCCTGGCCGGAGGCCCTCTGGGCGCGAACCGGCTGGCCGAGGTCGGCCCCTCCCCCTGGCAGGTGGGGGTGGTCGCGGCCCTGGAGGTGGGGGTGAGCGCCGCGGTCGCCGCGTGGGTCGTCAACTGGCGGCACCTCCGGGACGCGGCCGCGGGCGACGGCGCCGGCCGGGAGGGCGTACGGCAGCGGAGGGACGACGAGGCGCCGCGGCCCGGTCCGCGGCGCCCGGTCCGGCGGCCGCGTCTGTCGGGCTCCCGGTGGGGCGGGCTCCGGAGAGGGGGCGGGGAGGACGACTCCGAGGATTTGTACGGCGTCACCTACGAGGCTGACGCGGATCCTCCGGACCGTTCGGACCCGGCGCGGGACTAG
- the sucD gene encoding succinate--CoA ligase subunit alpha — protein MAIFLTKDSKVLVQGMTGSEGTKHTRRMLAAGTNIVGGVNPRKAGQSVDFDGTQVPVFGSVAEGIKATGADVTVIFVPPKFAKDAVIEAIDAEIGLAVVITEGIPVHDTATFWAHACSKGNKTRIIGPNCPGLISPGQSNAGIIPADITKPGRIGLVSKSGTLTYQMMYELRDIGFSTCVGIGGDPIIGTTHIDALAAFEADPDTDAIVMIGEIGGDAEERAAEYIKQHVTKPVVGYVAGFTAPEGKTMGHAGAIVSGSSGTAAAKKEALEAVGVKVGKTPSETAKLARALF, from the coding sequence ATGGCTATCTTCCTGACCAAGGACAGCAAGGTCCTCGTCCAGGGCATGACCGGCTCCGAGGGCACCAAGCACACCCGCCGCATGCTCGCGGCGGGTACCAACATCGTCGGTGGCGTCAACCCGCGCAAGGCCGGCCAGAGCGTCGACTTCGACGGCACCCAGGTCCCCGTGTTCGGTTCGGTGGCCGAGGGCATCAAGGCCACCGGCGCCGACGTCACCGTGATCTTCGTGCCGCCGAAGTTCGCCAAGGACGCCGTCATCGAGGCGATCGACGCCGAGATCGGCCTGGCGGTCGTCATCACCGAAGGCATCCCGGTGCACGACACCGCCACCTTCTGGGCGCACGCGTGCAGCAAGGGCAACAAGACCCGCATCATCGGCCCGAACTGCCCCGGCCTCATCTCGCCCGGACAGTCCAACGCCGGCATCATCCCGGCCGACATCACGAAGCCGGGCCGCATCGGACTGGTGTCCAAGTCCGGCACGCTCACCTACCAGATGATGTACGAGCTGCGGGACATCGGCTTCTCCACCTGCGTGGGCATCGGCGGCGACCCGATCATCGGCACCACGCACATCGACGCGCTCGCCGCGTTCGAGGCCGACCCCGACACCGACGCGATCGTGATGATCGGTGAGATCGGCGGTGACGCCGAGGAGCGGGCCGCCGAGTACATCAAGCAGCACGTGACCAAGCCCGTCGTGGGCTACGTCGCGGGCTTCACCGCCCCCGAGGGCAAGACGATGGGCCACGCCGGCGCCATCGTCTCCGGTTCCTCCGGAACCGCCGCCGCCAAGAAGGAAGCCCTTGAGGCCGTCGGCGTCAAGGTGGGCAAGACGCCCAGCGAGACCGCGAAGCTGGCGCGCGCCCTGTTCTGA